A region from the Pseudomonadota bacterium genome encodes:
- a CDS encoding Bcr/CflA family efflux MFS transporter, protein MSNQAKETLSAGRATLLLAGLISIRPFAIDAYLPAMGAMALEFGTTVHALERSMGSFFLGVALGNLLGAPVSDRIGRMRPTLCGIAIFVVASFAITRVGTDAQLTVWRFIQAFGGGVAVVNAAAIVRDLFDEVESARLFANIAVVMMIAPLVSPLIGAYLLEAFGWPAIFLFLGLYGILVGTLLAVLMPETRFLRRKPVASKGYQHVLASLWSNVLAFSLAFSSVSFFLYLADSSFIFLKFYGLSPTAFAWLFGAGVLMLAAAHRINHRLLVVFKPRRLLLYCIPIHSISAAFTLLYALLGASNMWLMYTLIMLTASLTQIITANGLAVYLALHPDHTGKANAIIGALRFGIGGIFGVALSVFHSNNLQTFGVLTFASSLMGLVLFTLCRTRSDIFSRSNTT, encoded by the coding sequence CTATTTGCCAGCGATGGGGGCGATGGCGCTGGAATTTGGCACGACGGTACACGCCTTGGAACGGTCAATGGGGTCGTTCTTTCTGGGCGTGGCGCTGGGCAATCTGCTCGGTGCGCCGGTGTCGGATCGCATCGGTCGAATGCGACCCACCTTGTGCGGCATCGCGATTTTTGTCGTTGCGAGCTTTGCGATTACACGCGTGGGAACGGATGCGCAGTTGACAGTCTGGCGCTTTATCCAGGCGTTCGGAGGCGGGGTAGCTGTGGTGAACGCGGCGGCGATTGTCCGCGATCTGTTTGATGAGGTGGAGAGCGCCCGCCTATTCGCCAACATCGCGGTGGTCATGATGATCGCGCCGCTAGTTTCGCCATTGATCGGCGCTTATTTACTGGAGGCGTTTGGCTGGCCGGCCATTTTTCTATTTCTCGGGCTCTACGGCATTCTGGTCGGCACGCTGCTCGCGGTGCTTATGCCCGAGACTCGCTTCTTGCGCCGCAAACCCGTCGCCAGTAAGGGTTATCAACACGTGCTCGCGTCCTTATGGAGCAACGTGCTGGCCTTTTCACTCGCCTTTAGCTCAGTCAGCTTCTTCTTATATTTGGCCGACTCATCGTTTATTTTTCTCAAATTCTATGGCCTTTCCCCCACCGCCTTCGCGTGGCTGTTCGGCGCCGGCGTTTTAATGCTCGCGGCCGCTCACCGCATTAACCACCGTTTGTTGGTGGTTTTTAAGCCAAGGCGTTTGCTGCTGTACTGTATCCCAATACACTCCATCAGCGCCGCGTTCACTTTGCTGTACGCGTTGTTGGGCGCCAGCAACATGTGGCTCATGTACACGCTCATCATGCTGACCGCAAGTCTTACGCAGATTATCACGGCGAATGGATTGGCGGTGTACCTCGCACTGCATCCGGACCACACCGGTAAAGCCAACGCGATTATCGGTGCATTACGTTTCGGAATAGGTGGCATATTTGGCGTAGCGCTGTCTGTTTTTCACTCGAATAATCTACAGACCTTCGGCGTACTGACGTTCGCGTCGTCATTGATGGGGCTGGTGCTGTTTACGCTCTGTCGTACTCGAAGCGACATTTTTTCCCGTTCAAACACGACGTAG